The Mus caroli chromosome 9, CAROLI_EIJ_v1.1, whole genome shotgun sequence DNA window GAAAAACCCCAGTTAAATGTGTCTGCTTATGAGCCattctcagagaaaacaaaacctgtctgtttggttggttggttttggtgcATTAGGTCAGTGTAAGTGGTGCATTTCTAAGGGCCCTGTCTGTCCATATTTTACAGCCTTACTTGTGGCAGTGGTCTGTGTCCCCCATACTCTGCCAGTTGGTGAAAGCTATGTACTATGCTTCCTCACAGTGAAGCCCGGTCTTCCATTGAAATACCGGCGATGTGCAAGGGGgtcagtggtgcacacctttaattccagcactccggaggcagaggcaggaggatctctatgagttcaaggccagcctggtctacagagtgagttccaggatagctaaagctacatagagagatcctgtctggaaaaaaaaccagataaacaacaaacaaacaatcaaaaaaaaaggtGAGGAATGAAATGTAGTAGTACATCTCCTAGACTGTTGACATTTAGTGactgtgtttggtgtgtgtttttttttttgggggggggcacattttgtttaaatttttcctCTTTAACATATCTGAAGAGGCTTTGAGCTGCATTTTTTTTAGATGGTATTAAAACTCATCATACCTTGTTGGTATGTCAGATACATGCCCAGATGTGCTGTGTAGAGGAGGGGACGTGGCTCAGGACCATGTGTGCACGAGGCTTATGGTCTACCAGGAGTGGCTCAGCAGCTGGGATGAGTGCTCTGGTGAGGAGGTGGGTAGTGCTGTGAGAACCCGACCTGCTCTGGTCCAGTGATGATCTAACCAAACATCTCCTGAGCTGAGATCTAAAAGAGGAAACTGGGTAGCTGGAGATTATTATAGGCAATGAGGCATACATTACCAAGGCCCTGTGCTAGGCAGGACCTGGGATGTTTAGGAAACAGCCAATGGGGAAAGAAGTTGTGAACTGGTTAGTAGGTGACTCCAACTGAAACCACAGCTCCTTGTTCCTTCCCACACAGCAACCTCAATTCTCAATGTTTTACAACAGTGTGATGAGTGGAGATGCCTCCTATAATTTCATTAGTAGATTAATATTCAGTCACAAATAGTAGAACTGCTTGCTGCTTGAAGAGCCTTGAGCTTCTTCCCCATATGGAGAGCACAGCAAGCCAATGTTGGTAGCCAAGGCACTTGCCCCTTCCTCTTAGCTGgatctttcttttatatttccttcCTTTGCAAGGAAGTATCTGTTTTATAGGTATTTGCTATACTAAAGATCACATGATAAAAACTTAGAATGTGGTTCATGAGGTACAAGCCTGCtgtcttagcacttgggagatgcaGGCAGGGTAAGGGCAAAAATTGGAGGTCACTTTGGAGCAcatagatcctgtctcagaaaagaagcaAGTAGAAAGGAGCAGCAAAGAAATCCATTGTAGGTTATGCCAGAGGGGGTTATTACTGTCTCCACTGTAAGAGACTGGGGATAATATTATCTGAATAAGTGCCCACTGCTCTTGCCTGACTGCTTCCTGACAATGCAGACCTGGGCTGAGCAGCTCCTGGATGCTCTTAAGAGCAGCAGCGTTTGTACTTGACTGTTTCCAGGCTGTCCCTTTCTCCCCAGTGGTGTGGCACTAACAGGAAATACCCGGAGCTGCCTCCAGTCTGAGAATGCTCCTTTGTCTAGTTTAGAGTTCTCTTCCTGCTCATCTTCCTTGTTCCTTCCTTGCTTCAAAATGCTATGGATTTCCTGCTGCATTTTAGTTCTGGGATGGATGGTTCCGGTTATGTCATCCCAGCTGGCAGTTGACTGAGTCTTATAAAGTCAAGTGTGTAAAGTCATCTGCTCATTTAGACAAAGCACCGTCTCACCCCAGTCTGTTAGTGAGGGTGGGACCCACTGCTTTGCCTTTAAAGGTGTAAGCTGTTCATTGCTGCAGACTCAAGCAAACTCTGGGGACTCCTGTTGAGAAGAACGCCTGTTTCAAGACTGACGGGATGTCCTCTTATTTCCGCTCTTCTGGCCCTGCACTCGCTGTTCCTGTCGTTTAATCGCTGTCCGGTTCTTGAGAAAGATGTCTGATAGGATGGCTTAGGTGTGCTGTCTCCTCAGACTCATTCCTTACCTACATGTGACCTGACAGTCCTGTCAGGGTGGGGCTGGTATACTAGCTCATATCTGTTATCTTAGCTCTCCGGAGGTTGAGAGGCAGGGGAGCACTACAAATCTACACATAGTGtctccgggcgtggtggcgcacgcctttaatcccagcactcgggaggcagaggcaggcggatttctgagttcgaggccagcctggtctacaaagtgagtgccaggacagccagggctacagagaaaccctgtcttgaaaaaccaaaaaaaaaaaaaacaaaacaaaaccaaaaaaaacataGTGTCtcctaagaaaataaacaagatcaCAATTTAAAGTCCTTCTCTGTATCCTCTGGGGAATAGATTATACTATGACAGCAGTGCTTAGTGGATGCTTAACTTTGGTAGCCACCAAGTGCTTTGCATGGTCTATTGTATTCAAAATGAAATACAATGGCTTACAATGAAAAACAAGGAAATTATTTTGTGAGGTCTTTTACATGTAGCTAACATGGATGCAGCCTAACTGCGTTTCTGATGTTGGAggctttgaaaatttattttcaagcttTTTTGCTATACATCTTGTGAagaatttatgtatgtgtgtgggcaatGCTCATGCTTGTTGTATTTTTCAGTTccaaataatacatttaattgaaaataaatcacaTTGGCTCTTGATCCTCTGTAATGACTTCTTTATGAGCAGCTGCATGATCCAGGGCCATCTGGGCAACCAGCGCACTCCTCACTAGACTAAGATGGTACTTTCAAACATTTGGATATTTTTACTTAGGACCAATACCAGACCTGCATCTGCCACCTTCGCCATTCTGGGTCCCAAAGACAGGCTTGAACAACACTGGGTCAGTTTACtacttttcaaaaacaacaacaacaacaacaaaagaggttCTTCATCCTAGTTCAGGGTACTTTGCACAATATATTAAGCTGACATTTCCCAGAGGgatgatattttgaaaattaagcaAGGCAAGTAAAAACAGCTTACCTCCAGCACAGTGGGGTTTTTAGATAAagagttcattttctttgtttaggaTGTATGAATATTGCTAGCTGCTTCCTTCCATGAGTGATGTTTTCAGTAAGGTGACCATTCCACCAATTCTACTCCTACCTCTGGCATGTCTTTCCCACTCCCTGAATTTAAAGGagtcttccattttgttttaagaaaaaatgtatttctgatcTTTTTCTTGCACactaaagtatttttaaactCTTGGGTTTGAAAACACACTAAGTAAGTACATCTGCCTGTGCCATTTAACTCCCTCAAATCCATAGTTCTATCTCCCAAATGGTTTCAGGGCTACAGTTAGAGACCAGTGCTGAGTTGGCAAACTAAAATGTACTCTTGCATTGCTGTGGTGCTCTCAGGAATGAAGCCTACCCTGTAGGTTGTTGTCCTCTGTGAGCATACTAGAGTGGGAAATGAGGCTCAGCCTTCCTTGGCATTAACAACCGTAGCTCGCTGGTGCGTGTCCACTGTCTCAGCGTCCTTCCATCTGTGAGGAGAGGTTAGACTAAGTTTTCTCCACATTCCTGAGCTCTGTTCTCCGGAACTATGTTTTAAAGCTTtctgtttgaaaaaaagaaattccaagtAAGAATTGTTACTCATCCTTACATGTGCtgacaaaaataataaagcattttTATGTAAGGAATAAAACTATGCGGACAGTTTTCAGTTGCTTTACTACTGTTCTGGTTACGGCTGGGGAGGCCATCAGAAAAATTGTCATCTCACTCGGGGTTAGCCTGGCGTCAGGCGACTGTATTGCATACAGTTGAAACTTTCTTGTATCGGGGAGTATGGAAAGGAGTGTATGGCTAGTTGTATCATGGGGTCATGGGTGTCTGGCTTGTGTATCGTGGTGTCATGAATATATGGAAAGGAATGTATGGCTAGTGTATCATGGGGTCAtgggtggaggagagagacaTATTCCTTTTTACCAATTCTAGGCTCCTAAACTCAAACATATTTTCTTAGCCCAGGCTATATTACTGTCATGGTTGTGGGGAAATCCTAACTTGCCTTAAAATTTTACAATTTTCATAGGAAATTAACTGCTGTGGTATTTGAGGCCATTTCCTGAGTTTAAAGTTGATCTCTCATCTTTGCTGTCAGCCTTGAGATGTATAGAGCACTGCATTCTTGTGAGTGGTCGGTGGTGTCACCTGCAGAacaccccttcctcctctcctttctcttttcaggAAACACATATTCTACATTGGTGTCTCTTTTGCTACCAAAACTTATATATAACCAAAGCCTTCTTTTTACCAGAACCCCCCCAAATCCTTCCAGTCTTAAGGGTTGACACAACAAAAGCATGATTTTGCCTGATTGACACTTAGTCTTCCCTTAAGGGCCTCAGTCTACCTTGAGTTTGTTTACTGTTAGCCCTTTGCAGATAAAGAGTGAATTTACCGAGTGAGCTTAAATCTGTTTTTTCCTTAACAGGGTTAGTCACCTCATTTTAGTAGAGCCATGGGGTTTTCCTGAGCGACCAGATCTTGCTGATCAAGAGAGACCAATTCCAGTTTGGATCAGGGCCCTAGGGGCCGCATTGACTCCCTTTAACCCCTTGGCTGGCCTCAGGATTGCAGGACCTTTTGGTGAGTGTTCATATCCTGGGAAAAAACAGTGTTTATAGATACTAGAGGAGTGAGGGCTTTCTCCACTTAGGTTTGGACAGGCCTGCATCCCCCACCAAAGCCATTGTCAGCTCAAAGTACCTCCCTAACATTACAGAGCAACAGCATAATACACTGTAGAGCCTTTGTGCATGGCTGCTTAAGTGGATCACTGTTACTTCCTATTAGCACAAAAGAGTCTGGTCCACATGTCATCTCAAGAAACCATCAAGATTCAAAATACAATTTTTACTGAACACCTATTGCTTCTCTGCTGTCCTGAGTTGAAGCAGCATAAACTAGGGATCACTGTGTTTCCTGCTCACCAATTGTTAGCCAAGTCCTAACAAATCAGAGCTCTTAGTTGTCCTCCTACTCCCTTACCACGTGTCAAGCTGAATAACAAGGCAGAGCCAGTCACTGTCCCTGAGAGGGAGCTTTTACATTGTAAAGCATTACAGATAATTATCaatagagacagagggaaatGCTGGGGATAAGGTAGATCCGTCTGGGTACCCTAAAACCCAAGCAAACGCAGTGTCTGACTCGGGCAAGAACAAAGCACGCTGGCCTCTGGTGATCACTTGAGGGTGTGTGGTTCCTCATGAGAGTTAAGAAGAAGATTCTAAAGCCTACGTGATGGGCTGTGGTGCTGACCCACGTCCCCATACTCagatttcctctttcctcctctatgCCCGTTTGATGGAAAGTAAAACCATCCTTTGCATGAACATTTTGGAACTCTGGATGATTTATTTACTCTgagtatttacttattttgagtgTTAGTGTTTAGACTCTCAGTCTTACCATAGCCACAGGCATTTCCTTCCCTTATGGCCTCAGAGGATGATGGTCTGAGCTCCCATTTTGTCTCCATAAAACTTGTATAAGTTGTGAGTGTTTTTAGCAATACATAACTGAATATCTGATAAATGGCTTAAACCAAGGGGCCCCTTACTAGTTCCTTAACGCAAAGTCTGAGGCAGAGGTGGCTCTAGCATGTCTAGTAGCTTTCTTGGTGATGTTGGTTCTGCTTCTAAACCTCTGATGATGACAATCCTCAACTTGTAGCCCCAACTGGCCTGGAACCCAAAATGTAGATCAGGacaacctcaaactcacagagatccacctgtctttgtcttctgagtggtaggattaaaggtgtagaccACCATCCTGGCCTATGTTTGTGATCCCTTTAATAGTCTGGAGTCCTAGAACAAACACTTGTGCCAGCAAGAGgcctctgctcttcttcctgtttccctaAGGCCTTGTTCCCATCAGTTTGAGTTTCCCAAACAAGTTCTGAGtttatcttagaaaaaaattatatatcccAGTGTTCTTACCTAGACTTTAACATATTGTTATTATGGGGGAGAAAAGAATACAAGCTAATAAGATGATATTATGTTTAAGCTGCTCTATTCAATgacctcatttaaaaatttattctacAATAACAAGTTCTAGGAAATTAACATATTTTGAGCTTGTAAAGCACACCTGTAAGCCAATGTAGCATTCCCTTCAATTCTTTCATCTATTCTCAGGGAACTTAAAAGCAATGTCCGGGATGTATACTTTTTCCAACCTAAGACAGATATTTAGGACATAGATGTCTGTACATAGCACTTACTGTTTAAACAAACACTATTTTTTATTCTGTGAGTAAATTATAACTTAGAAgatatgtgtttttatttctgtcaaTAGGGTTAAGTCTAGTGCAGCGTTTGAGGCCCGATTTCAAGCGGAAGTACTCCTCTATGTTTGAAGATGACACGGTGACAGAGTACATCTACCACTGTAATGTACAAACCCCAAGGTAAGGTTTATGGTTCTGaatcttttttctcatttttattagttctttgaaaattttgtaccaactattttgatcatatttactttCCCCCAACTACCCCCAAAACTATCGCTCTTCCCCACTTAACCGAGCTTTGGGCAAGGTAAGAGTAGAAAGCAAAGTCTAAAGACGTGGCCCCTGCGAGGGCAAAGGCCTGAAGTTCCCAGGAGGAACCTCAGGAAGGGAGTGTGATTCGGGGATAGTTTTGCTTCAtaaggagtttgaagccagcgaGCATGGTGACTCCTAAGCTCACTTAAGGCTCTGCCTCACTGACAAATACTGAGACAATCCTAGTTTAGCCAGGCCAGGGATGGTGCTGTAGTGCACTGCAGCACTGCTTCACTAGAGACAGACCTAGGGCAACGCACACACAGCTCCTCCTGTGTTCACTGGTAGTGGAGCTGCAGCAGCAGTCTGTCAACACAGGGTAGAGTCACTGCCAGGAGTAGAGCGGCTGTAGACTGGGGCCTAAGAGCCTGCAGTTCTGTGAGTGGCTGGCTGATCACTTAGACCTGTGTTCATCAACTTGTTCAGCAGCTTCTGGAGCTTCTGCAGAGCATCCATTATTTCTGCTTTACTTTCTATTTCAAATTAGAAGAAAACTTTGATTTAGTTACATTATACTATAGCCCTGTTTACCTAACAGCAGTAATGTGTGGATCCTCCCATACATTATCTAGTAAATAGTTTAAAagtttaaacagattttttttttaatcccggGAAAGCCAAATATGAGTATGTTTTAACAGGTGAGACTGTAAAGCAAACTCATCCCCAAGATCACTCGGTatggctctctcctctctgtagTGGTGAGACAGCTTTCAAAAACATGACGATTCCTTATGGGTGGGCCAAGCGGCCAATGCTTCAGCGGATAGGTGGCTTGCATCCTGACATTCCAGTTTCAGTGATCTTTGGAGCCCGATCCTGCATAGATGGCAACTCTGGAACCAGCATCCAGTCACTGCGACCGAAGTCCTACGTGAAGACAATCGTGAGTATGGAGCTGGCTTGGGCTTCTATTCAGGGACATGTGTTTGATTACTCCCTCGAGGTTTCCAGTCTGGGCTCCACTCACAACCCCATTCAGAGACCTGACGTCACAGGGCTTTGGGCGAGGTTTGTGCCATACACACTTTGGTGTCCCAGTAGTGAGTCACCTTTCTGAGGTCTTCCCAGTCTCTCTGGAGACACTGAGAGACTGGCTCGGAATCAGATAGGCTCACACCCACTTCCCAGTGCAATACACACAGTTGTGGTTTTTCCTGGGTCCTGCATTAGCCCTTTAGTTTAGAATGTCATTTCTGCTGGCCCTTGCATGGTGGAATTGACTAAGATCCAGGAGGTTTTCCTGATTATCCCAGAGCCTTCTGATAGAAAGCCTAAGTCATTTTCAGAGGAGTCTCCACTGTTCTTTTAAGAGTGGCTCTTTGCTTCTGGGGATCGCTGTGTTTCAGTACTGCTTTCTCACCTGCTGTGGCGGCTCTTCCTTTCCCAGGCCATCCTCGGGGCGGGGCATTATGTGTATGCAGATCAGCCAGAAGAGTTCAACCAGAAAGTCAAGGAGATCTGCCACACAGTAGACTGAGCACATGGAACCATGCAGCACCCGTGACTGGTACCGTTCATGAGCAATCCCCACacccacaggaagagaaagaagtacaTCCCGAGGACCCCCGCAGTCTCCTGGACTGGACTCTGCAGCTTTCCACTTTTAAACCAACCAGTGCCTTCTAGAAGAATGGCTTTCCTTTCTCCTACACAGAATTAAAATACAGAAGAGTCTCCCAATTTAATAATCGCCTTAAATAAAGGTTGTCCTTCTGATGTACTGAAAAATTGTGATTTTTCAGCTGAGACTTTTCTCATTTTCACCTAACTGCTTGTTAGGTGTGTTTGGTGTTACAGTCTGTATGGCAGTGTACCTAGTCCGTATGCCAGTGTACCTAGTCCGTATGCCAGTGTACCTAGCGACTTCTGGGCCTGTGGTGTTAGGTGTTGGGAAGCTGCACTTTATTTTCCTTGCATGTATTTACTGTCTCTAACAACTAACACAGTTAACCCaagtatttttatgtaaaaagatTTCAATTTAGAATACTTcatttttgagatggagtttagaatatttcattttgaaatggaaTGAAAGGGTTAGTTTTTGATGTAAAAGACAGGAGTCAATCACTAGCGTTAACTTtccttgttttcctgttttatgaTCAAGGCCGTGTTTCAGCATTTTAAATGTGTTCCATGGTGACATAGTGCTTATAGCAACACAGTTCCTGGGACCCTTCTGTGTGTAATCTACAGGGTTCTATGAGAACATATGCATAGACTCTGCAATTCAAGTGCTGAGTAGCCCGAACCTGAAAcctgtcccctttccttccaGTATTCCCAGGACCCAGGATCTAGGTCTCCTCCCTTGCAGGGATGTTAACACTGTTGCCTCTCGGGAAACCAAGTCCCACTGTGCTCTCACGAGCAGCCAGCTTACATGGTGCTTAAACTGGATCACATTTTACCACTAACATTTAAAACTATGTGGTGCTGTTACGTCTCATGGCGCCAGAAATGAGATAGAACTTGtggttattttttattgaatattatgtTAATCTAACCACTTATATACTTGaagtaaaattatgaaaaaatctATCATGTTGTTTGAACTGTTTGGCAGAAACCACCGTTGGATTTATAACTTTCTGACAGTGTTAAAGTGAGAGACAATTTGAAACTATGAAAAAGCTCCATGGAGTAGCtggatgctgagaaagccttctgtctagagaacagagaacaaagaGCATTGTTACCAACATTGTTTGTCCAGGAGAAAGGCAGATTACACAAATAAAAACTCGACCTCACAAATCACGACTTGATGACTTGAGCTATTACATTTTTAGTTGACTAGTCAggaaattttttttgaaaatataaaattatatcacaTGTAATTAACTGCCAGCAAGATTAGCTCCATACTTTAGGAGACCGTGAAAATCATATTGAAGCGGGACAAAGCAGCCTCCCAGCGACCCTTTATCTGACTCATTTAACGCATTAGGTTAGTGCGAGGAGCCACTGTGAGACCAAAAGTGCTTGTTTTCACCACCTTGAGAATAAAAATagccttttttcccttttatagTTAGTGTTGTGGGTGGCCAGATCCACACTTGAGAGTGGTAGAACCTTTGTGCAGGACTCTCACTTGGCATTCACCAGCCTCAGTCTTTTGTTCACCGAAGAAAAAAATTTCTGCACAAGAAACCGGTCCGCCCAAAGAAGCTGACTTCCCCACTGAGCCGCTTTGCTTTACTGGAAACCTGTGAAGCTTCCTAAACATTAAAATTTCCTTGGTGTGCGCAGTGATTGTTGTAAAGGTTGAAGCAGTGAAGTTTATAATCTGCAAATTCTTGAGAACAGTGGTTGCTAAACATCTTTCTTGTAAATGATCTCTTAACTATCTTTGGTCTTTGCTAAGTTATTTTACAGAATAAACTCGACAGTGCTAGCACCTGTGGGTGAgctgtgtgttttcttgagtCTTTGGCAAGGACCCGTCTGTTAGAATGGCTGTGACAGTCCCATGTACACTGTGGTTCCGAGGATGGCTGCTCCGTACCGTGCAAGCTTTGTGGCAGTTGTGCACAGCTTCCTACTCATGGTCACGCAGGTCCTTGAAAAGCTTCCGGTTATCTTCACAGTAGGGTTCATCTCACAGTGTCAGAACTCTTTATTCATATGTGTCTTTGATTAAGCAGCCATGCCAGGTCCCAGCACACTTGTACCAAGTATGGAAAATAAGAGGCCTAGAGAGTAGTGGTGAGGAGGGGAGACAGACTCAGTAACAGCTACAGGCAAGTGCAGAGAGTTGATAAAGGAGGCATCTCACTGATGGGGAAACAGGTGAAGTGGTACAAGTGTGATGGTCATATGAGGAGTAAAGCCAGCTGCATTGCCTGTGTACAGGAGTGAAATCTGAATGCATCAATAACCCAGTACGAGGAGTGAAATCTGCTAAGCACCGAGAAATTAAGTCTGGAACCAGACTTAGTGGTTCAGCTACAAGATAATCATTGTATTAATTTCCCTGTTGCTGGGACAAAATAtgggacagaagcagctggaagaagaaattagatccTCAgcttggtagcaggcaggcatggtgacattCGGGTGGCAGGTGGCAGGAGCAGCAGGCTACTTGTTCATGTCTCATCACTAGACGACCAGGAAGCAGAATGCTCAGGCAGGAATCCGGACAGGCTCTCATCCCTTACTCCTGGCCCTTCATCTGCCAGCCTAGGTCCCATGTCCGAATGCTTGCATGACCTTGCAAAACAGCCATCAGCTGGTGACCAAGATGACATCTGTATCAATAACAGCCATACACTGGACTATTATACAGTCTTACAAATGAGGTAGATCtgtaatgttttgatttttcaaaaacatcaaaTTTTGAAAACCAGAAAAATGCAGACTattccatgtatatgtatgcaggcACACAGAAATATGAATGCATACAGAATAGTGTGTGCCTGAGGTTTTTTAAAGTTACGTTTAACACACATATGCTCATAGATATGTATGGATAGTTTTTGGAAGAAAAACTTGAGTTTGTTATCAGTGGTTAGCTTCAAAGAGGAATGCTTCTGTTTATACATATAAGCACTGGGGCCTTGTACATTCATTGTGTCATAATGAAAGTCACATAAAATACAGGGAAGAAATTTTGGTTACTATAAGGTAGGTAAGAAAGCAACTGTAGGGTCTTACCTGCTGCACTGACTTCCATGTGGTCATGTAGATCCACACTGAGGccgggggtggggctgagggagggTCAGACTCTGTGTGGAAGACACTATGCCACTTATTAGAACTTAAGTCATAAAGTCTAACCTGGAAGCAcagaaactttgttttaaaacaggatcTTGTTATCTCACCCAGGCTAAACTCAAACTCCTGAtccctctgctctgcctcccagatgttgGGGTTGTAAGCGTGTACTAGCACACCTGGCCTTCTTTCTTGACTTAAACCTGTTGGAAGGGTCCCTGGGACTAGGatacacatttctttattttataatttattttttgagctgggaatgtggctcactttaggtagaatgcttgcctagaatATACTTATTTCCAGCACCGAATCAAACCAGACATGATGGGAGATAtcaaaaatcccagcactcgcgaggtggaggagggaggatcAGAATTTCAGGATCATCCGTAGCTGTGGCGTAAGTCTGAGATCAGCCAAGGCTGCATAAGAACATGTCTCAGAATATAAAAaccacatttctttcttcatctcaTGTAAGCTAATTTGCCCATTTATACGCAATGGCCCAGCTTTATGGTCACTTAAATTTTAAATCTGGGAGCTAAGTTAGTTTAAGAATTTTCTTATCAGTTTTTTTTCTAAGTGATTTAGATAAGAAGTTTTATCATTGACCGTTCTTAATCCTTAAAGACTTGTGTATTCACTCAGAAGTTAAAATGCTTCCGTGAAGTGCCTATTAATTGAAGATTTAGAATAAATCAGGCCTACCTTTTTTCTTTCAATGCATTGTATTCATTTTTGCAGGAAGAGTCCCTTGGCTGGCATGATGAGAAGGCAGAACATTCTTTATCACCTTATCTGATCCTGGGTGTGAAAAGCCAGCCTAGCAGCCTGTGTGTTCCATAGAGGGAGGAAGTGGGGTTACAGTGCCCTCCTGCCACTACTGCAGTGTTACGGTGCTCATGGTGAAACTGCCAGTTTTCAGTCAGgggttacagcaacagaaacaactgGCTGTTGCATCTAGGATGCCAGACGCCAGTGACTAAGGTTATTTCCCTCTCAGGTACTAACCAGCTCAACACCGTTCTGCTGCCTAAAATCCCACAGTGCAGGTGAGGCTAGGGCATGTGGAGAGTAAAGGCGGTGAAGGTGAGAAGCCAGGGCAACAGGAAAGGGCTGCATTCTGATTGACTACAGGGGATAGCTGGGGACAGCTGTCTGCCCCCTGTGTGGCCCTTCCATATCAGTGTTTCGGTGGCAGCTGATACCAGAGCCTCATTCTCACACATGAGCTTCCCGAGTAGAAGTCCAAGCATGGCATGGGTGGAGACTACGCCTACTCAGAGCAACAAAGTGGGAACACAGGCTCCTCAGAGTCCTCACAGCTGTCTGCTGCAGATGCAGAGCCAGGGTGCTGCT harbors:
- the Abhd5 gene encoding 1-acylglycerol-3-phosphate O-acyltransferase ABHD5 isoform X1, encoding MKAMAAEEEVDSADAGGGSGWLTGWLPTWCPTSTSHLKEAEEKMLKCVPCTYKKEPVRISNGNRIWTLMFSHNISSKTPLVLLHGFGGGLGLWALNFEDLSTDRPVYAFDLLGFGRSSRPRFDSDAEEVENQFVESIEEWRCALRLDKMILLGHNLGGFLAAAYSLKYPSRVSHLILVEPWGFPERPDLADQERPIPVWIRALGAALTPFNPLAGLRIAGPFGLSLVQRLRPDFKRKYSSMFEDDTVTEYIYHCNVQTPSGETAFKNMTIPYGWAKRPMLQRIGGLHPDIPVSVIFGARSCIDGNSGTSIQSLRPKSYVKTIAILGAGHYVYADQPEEFNQKVKEICHTVD
- the Abhd5 gene encoding 1-acylglycerol-3-phosphate O-acyltransferase ABHD5 isoform X2, with protein sequence MLKCVPCTYKKEPVRISNGNRIWTLMFSHNISSKTPLVLLHGFGGGLGLWALNFEDLSTDRPVYAFDLLGFGRSSRPRFDSDAEEVENQFVESIEEWRCALRLDKMILLGHNLGGFLAAAYSLKYPSRVSHLILVEPWGFPERPDLADQERPIPVWIRALGAALTPFNPLAGLRIAGPFGLSLVQRLRPDFKRKYSSMFEDDTVTEYIYHCNVQTPSGETAFKNMTIPYGWAKRPMLQRIGGLHPDIPVSVIFGARSCIDGNSGTSIQSLRPKSYVKTIAILGAGHYVYADQPEEFNQKVKEICHTVD